CCAACCGCTCCTTCCTGACCGTGGTGGCGGCCCAGACGATGCGTTTTATCGCCACCGGCACGCTCGCGACCGGCATGGGATTTTTCGTGAAGTACAGCCTGGGTGAGGAGGGCGGCCTGGTCACGACGCTGCTGCTCGCGGCCGCCTTTGTGACGGCGGGAGCGTTGCTGTGGCCGTGGCGCACCTGGGTGGCCGAGCGCTTCGGCGCGCGCACCACACTGATGCTCGCCTTCGCGCTGAGCGGTCTGTCGGTGCTGCCGCTGCTCTTTATCCAGACGGTGGCCGGAGCGCTCGCCACCACGCTGCTGTTCGGCGTCGGACTCGCCGGCATGATCCTGATGGGCGACGTGATCCTGGCCGACGTGATCGACGAGGACGAGCTCAGGACCGGCGAGCGGCGCGAGGGCGCGTATTACGGCCTCTCGGGGCTGATCACCACCCTGAGCGGGGCCGTGACCGCCGCCGTGTTCGGCTGGGTCTCGCAGCGCTACGGCTACGACCCCAAGCTCGCGGCGCAGCCTGAGACGGTAGCGCAGGGCTTCCGCTTCTTCATGACGGTGCCGCCGCTGATCGGCTCGCTGCTCGCGCTGGCGCTGCTCGCCCTCTACCCGCTGCACGGCGCCCGGCTGGCCGAGGTCCGGGCGCGGCTGGCCGAGCGGCGGGCACAGGAAGGAGAGGTCCGCTCAGCCCTCTGACGCCCCGAGTGCCGCCTCGATCTCCGCCCGCGCCGGCATGCTCGGCTGCGCGCCGGGGCGGGTGCAGGCGAGGGCCGCGCCCACGTTCGCGCGGCGCAGGGCGGCACCGAGCGATTTTCCCTCCGACAGCGCCGCGAGCAGCACCCCGGCGAAGGTGTCGCCCGCGCCGGTGGTGTCCAGGGCACGCACCGGGTGGCCCGGAACGCGCAGCAGTTCCCCGGCGTGCCACGCCCCAGCCCCCCGCGCGCCAAGAGTGACGATCACCGTGTGGGGCCCACGCGCGCTCAGGGCAGCGAGCTGGTCGGCGGGCTCCCCCGGCCCCGCGAGCGCGGTGAGTTCGCCCTCGTTGACCATCAGGAGGTCCACGGCGGCGAGCAGGTCGGCGGGCAACGGCGCGGCGGGCGCGGCGTTGAGGACCACTTCCAGACCCGCCTCCTTCGCGGCGCGGGCGTAGGCCCCCACGGTGGGAAGCGGCACCTCGAGTTGCAGGGCGAGATGCGTCAGGCCGCGCAGCCCGGGGAGGTGCTCCGGGGTAAGGTGGGCATTGGCCCCCGACGCGACGGTGATGCTGTTCTCGCCCGCCTCCGACACCGAGATGAAGGCGGCGCCGGTGGGGACAGGGACGCGCACGGTCCAGTCGTGCACCCCGCTCTGGCGCAGCGAGGCGAGCAGGGACGCGGCGAACGGGTCTGGCCCGAGGGCGCCGAGGAAGGCGACGGCCCCCCCCGCGCGGGCACAGGCGACCGCTTGATTGGCCCCCTTGCCCCCAGGCGCCGTGACGTACTCCGGCCCCAGTACCGTCTCGCCAGGCGCGGGCAGATGCGGCACACGGGTCAGAAAATCAAGGTTCGCGCTCCCGGCGACGAGCACGCGCGGCGCGGCGGGCGGGGAATCGGCCATCTGGCGGCAGGGTAACACGGCCTTCCGAGGGCCTTCCAAACGGCCGCTCTCAAACGGTCGGCAGGCACCGAGACGAAGCGGAGGGGGAGCGCCCACGGGTCACCTCACCAGAGCTGGAGTTCCGGCACGCGCCTCTCCCCTCTTCATTCTCTGGGGGGAGGGGGTGGGGTGGACCCGCCCTCTTTCCCCCAGGCGCGGAGAAAAGAGGGGTGGGCTTCTGATTTCCTCAGAATCTGTGACGCACAATAGAAGACGGACATGAAGTGGACGCAGCCCCGACAGCTCGATTTGAGGGAACGCTTCGGCACGGGCTGGTTGGGACACCTCTACCTCGTGCGGGGAACGGAGGCCGGCGCGGAGCCCCGGCTGGTGCGGCTGCTCTCCCCACAGCTGCGCGAGCGGTGGCCCGAGATATGTGCATTGCTGGAGCAATACGCCGCCCTGGACCATCCTCACCTGCTGCCGATCACGCCCCCGGAGCGCTGGGGCGACGACCTGCTCTACGCCATGCCGCTCGCCCAGGGCGGTTCTCTGCGGACGCTGCTGGACCGGTTTCAGGCGGAGGGAACCCGGCCCGCACCCCTGGCGATGCTGGGCCTCGCCGAGCAGATCGGGGAGGCGCTCGCCTTCCTGCACGCCCAGGGCCGGACGCACGGCCAGCTGAAGCCGGACAACGTGCTGCTGAGCGCAGATCAGCACGTGTGGCTGAGTGGCGCGGGACTCAGCGCCCTGCGCCCCGCCGATCCGGAGAGCCCCTATCTCATTCCCCGGCAGCGCGAGGGCCAGGGGGCGAGCCCGCAGGGTGACCTCTACAGCCTTGGGGCGCTGCTCTACGAGGGGCTGACCGGGCGCCGCGTGCCGCTGCATCCCAGTCTCGAAGACCTGCGGGCGCTGCCGCACGGGCTGCGGAACGTCGTGGGGCGCTCACTCGGGCTGCTGCCGACCTTCGCGGACGTGCCGGCCCTGCTGGGGGAGCTGCGCGCCCTGCCGGCCACACTTCAGGGCCCGGGGGGGGCGGCGGCGCCGGCGGTTGAGCTCTCGGCCGAGCACACCGAGTTGACCCTGACGCCCGGAGAGGCACAGACCCTGCGGCTGACGGTGCAGTCGAGCGAGGCGCTGGTGCTGAGCCTGGTGATCGAGGGGTGGCCCGATACCTGGGTGGAGGCGCCGCCCGCGCTCCGCCTCACGGCGGGAACGCCGACCACGCTGGCATTCACGCTCCTGGTGCCGCGCTTTTACACGGCGCTGCCCAAGACCTACGAGGTGGAGGTGCTGGCGCTGCGGGGTGAGGTGAGCGAAGGAGAAAGCAGCGAGCGACTCGCGCACCTGCCCCTGCGGCTGGAGGTGCTGCCCTTCAGCGCGGGCACCCTGGAGTTGCGTCCCACAGAGGCGGTGGTCGGCACGGCGCTGACCCTGCTCGTGCAGCTCGGCAATGAGGGCAACCAGGGGCAGGTCTACCACCTCGCCGTCACGTTGCCGCCCGGCAGCGCCCTCCAGGACGGGACGCTGCACCGGCAGTTCGAGCTGCCCCCCGGTGGGGAGTACCGGGAACGCCTGAGCGTTCATCTGCCCCCTGCGTGGCTGCGCGGCACCGAGCGGAACTTCACGGCGGTCGCGCACAGCCTGGTGCCGGGCACCCAGCCGGGCGCTTCCCGGGCGGCTTGGCCCCCGAGCCGCGCCACGCTGGAAGCGTCAGCCCGGGTTCAGCAGCGTCCCCTGATGCCGTGGTGGGGAGCGCTGCTGCTCGTCTCGGCGCTCGTCGGCGGCAGCGTGTGGGCCGCGCGTCCGCCCGAGATCAGCGAGTTTGGGGTGATCGGGCCGGCGCCGGTGCGGGGGGAAGCCTTTACCCTCGGCTGGAAGGCGAACGGCGCGCGGCGCGTGCAGATCGTCGAGTTGCCGCAGGAGCGTCTGAACACGCAGGGGCGCGTGCAGGTGCCGGGGGTGGGCGCCGAGAAG
The genomic region above belongs to Deinococcus reticulitermitis and contains:
- a CDS encoding MFS transporter, encoding MTAAPPAAPLSDALTSSATRTRYALMNFGLVVPAQVSSFFFLYYVDHLKLDPVRFAATMSLLALYNALDNPLIGHLSDRTRSRWGRRRPYLIFATLPAMLGLALLFNAPFDGVTQEGALLAYFVLAWLLWETAGTMVGSGYLGLLPEMFRSFSERADVSVRMNAVQVVGLLVGLALPPLLAAQLGWGVMGILFSVICTLAIYSGLPALFERPLPVTPPAPLGQMLRRTFTNRSFLTVVAAQTMRFIATGTLATGMGFFVKYSLGEEGGLVTTLLLAAAFVTAGALLWPWRTWVAERFGARTTLMLAFALSGLSVLPLLFIQTVAGALATTLLFGVGLAGMILMGDVILADVIDEDELRTGERREGAYYGLSGLITTLSGAVTAAVFGWVSQRYGYDPKLAAQPETVAQGFRFFMTVPPLIGSLLALALLALYPLHGARLAEVRARLAERRAQEGEVRSAL
- a CDS encoding ribokinase; this encodes MADSPPAAPRVLVAGSANLDFLTRVPHLPAPGETVLGPEYVTAPGGKGANQAVACARAGGAVAFLGALGPDPFAASLLASLRQSGVHDWTVRVPVPTGAAFISVSEAGENSITVASGANAHLTPEHLPGLRGLTHLALQLEVPLPTVGAYARAAKEAGLEVVLNAAPAAPLPADLLAAVDLLMVNEGELTALAGPGEPADQLAALSARGPHTVIVTLGARGAGAWHAGELLRVPGHPVRALDTTGAGDTFAGVLLAALSEGKSLGAALRRANVGAALACTRPGAQPSMPARAEIEAALGASEG